The genomic region CGGTTTGCAACCTTATCCCACTCCAGTTCAAACACCACGGTGCGCCCGTTAAGATCGAGCTTGCGTTCTAATTCAGGATGAATAACGCCAATAAAACCAATGCGGGAATTATGCAAATAGATGCCGGCGCTCTGCCCGGGATGAAGCGCTGAATGGCTTTCTGCCCGGAATGAAATATCAGATAATTTACCGGTAAGATCGAGTACTGACTCTAAATCACCTTTTAAATCATAGAAGTCAACCACCTGGCGCGCCAGGTCCCAGTGCTCTTCATAGCGTGTTCCGGCAATGACTCCGGCCAGCATAACATCCTGACGGATACCAAGGGTTGCCTCGCTATCAGGCACAAAACGCAGCCCGCTTTCAAACAGACGGATGCGGCTTTGCTGGCGATTCTGGTTATAAACTACCGCAGACAGCAAGCCGGTCCATAACGATAGTCGCATAGCTGACATGTCGGTAGAGATTGGGCTGGGCAGAATCAGCGGATCGATACCCGGATGCAGCAGTGCCTGAATTTTGGGATCGACGAAGCTGTAAGTGATCGCTTCCTGATAGCCTTTATCCACCAGCATTGCTTTTACGCGCGTCAGCGAAAGGCTCGCTTCACGGTGAGAGGTCATTTCCAGACCTGCCTGCACCGTCACATTCGGAATATTGTTATAGCCGTAAATGCGTGCCACCTCTTCCACCAGGTCTTCTTCGATAGCCATATCGAAACGCCATGATGGTGCGGTTGCCTGCCAGAAGCCGTCGCCTTCACTAACCTTGCATCCCAGTCGCTGAAGAATATCACTGACATCGCTGTCAGCGATGGCATGTCCAATAAGGCGATCCAGCTTTTCACGGTGTAACGTAATAGTTGCACAGGAAGGCAGCGTTGCTGCGTCGCTGACATCAATAACCGGCCCCGCTTCACCACCACAGATATCCAGCAGCAAGCGAGTCGCACGCTCCATCGCCTTATACTGCATCTCAGGATCAACACCGCGTTCGTAGCGATGAGACGCATCGGTATGCAGCCCGTGGCATCGTGCGCGTCCGGTAATTGACAGCGGCCTGAAGAATGCACACTCAAACAGCACGCTAGAGGTTTCTTCACTAACGCCAGAATGCGCACCGCCGAAGATACCCCCCATCGCCAGTGCCTGATGATTATCAGCAATCACTAAGGTATCAGCGCTGAGTTTCGCTTCAGTGCCATTAAGCAGCGTAAGGGCTTCACCCTCTTTCGCCATGCGCACGGTAATGCCACCTGCAATACGGTCAAGATCGAACGCATGCATCGGTTGCCCCAGTTCAAGCAGCACAAAATTGGTGATATCAACAACCGGATCGATGGAACGAATGCCGCAGCGACGCAATTTTTCTTTCATCCACAACGGTGTGGCAGCTTTAATGTTAATCCCTTTTATTATCCGGCCAAGATAGCGGGGACAGGCGTCCGGCGCCTCAACACAGATGGGCAATGTGTCCTGGATGGTGGGCCGCACTGGCACGATATCAGGCCCGATCAGTGGCATTTTATTCAATACGGAAACATCACGAGCAACACCAATGATCCCCAGGCAGTCAGCCCGGTTTGGCGTAACGCTAATTTCAATGGTGCTATCGTCAAGTTGAAGGAACTCACGAATATCCGTACCAACGGGCGCCTCCAGAGGCAATTCGATAATGCCATTGTGATCATCATCAATTCCCAGCTCGGAGAAAGAGCACAGCATGCCTTCTGACGGCTCACCACGCAGCTTCGCTGCTTTAATTTTAAAATCACCCGGCAGGACCGCACCCACCGTTGCTACGGCAACTTTCAGGCCCTGCCGACAATTTGGCGCACCGCAAACAATATCCAGCAGGCGATCGCCACCAATGTTAATCTTTGTGACCCGCAGCTTATCTGCGTTTGGATGCTGACCGCATTCCACCACTTCGCCTACCACGACACCATGAAAGGCACCAGCAACGGGTTCAACGCCGCCCACCTCCAGACCTGCCATAGTGATTTGCTCAGAAAGGGCGGCGCTATCGATGGCCGGGTTAACCCACTCACGTAGCCAGAGTTCGCTAAATTTCATTACTGTTAACCGCCCTTATTTAAACTGTTTGAGGAATCGTAAATCATTTTCGAAGAAGGCACGCAAATCGGTCACACCGTAGCGCAGCATGCTCAGACGTTCCATCCCCATGCCAAAAGCAAAACCGGAATAGACTTCAGGATCGATACCCACATTACGCAACACATTTGGATGCACCATGCCGCAGCCCAGCACTTCAAGCCACTTGCCATTTTTGCCCATCACATCCACTTCGGCAGAGGGTTCAGTGAACGGAAAATAGGAAGGACGAAAGCGAACCTGCAAATCTTCTTCAAAGAAGTTATTCAGAAAATCGTGTAGCGTGCCCTTCAGATTGGTAAAACTGATGTTTTTATCAACAATCAGCCCTTCCATCTGATGGAACATTGGCGTGTGCGTCTGATCATAATCGTTACGGTAAACGCGTCCGGGTGCGATGATGCGGATCGGCGGCTGCTGATTTTTCATGGTGCGGATCTGTACGCCAGAAGTCTGTGTGCGCAACAGACGGGTGGAATCAAACCAGAAAGTATCATGATCTGCACGGGCAGGATGGTGGCCGGGAATATTCAGCGCGTCAAAGTTGTGGTAGTCATCTTCAATCTCCGGGCCGGTCGCCACGGCAAAACCTAATTCACCAAAGAACGTTTCGATACGATTAATCGTGCGGGTAACGGGATGAAGTCCGCCATTTTCAATACGGCGTCCCGGCAGCGAAACATCTATGCTTTCATGGGCCAGACGTGCGTTCAGCGCTGCCGAATCCAGGCTATTCTTACGCTCGTTAAACGCTTCTTGTACCTGCTGTTTCGCTTCGTTGATAACGGCCCCAGCCGCCGGGCGCGCTTCGGCTGGTAGCTCCCGAAGCGTGGTCATCTGTAAGGTCAGATGCCCTTTTTTACCGAGATATTCAACGCGTACCGTGTCTAACGCGGCAACATCGTGTGCATCAGTAATGGCTGCTTTCGCATTTGCCACCAGTTCAGCGAGATGTGACATGCTTTCCTCTTCTTCTTCTTCCAGCCGCCGTGGCTGGTCTGTTTTTTATGGGGACGACTTCGCCCTGGATGTGCCACGCCAGGAATAAAAAAGCCTCCACAAGGGAGGCCTTCAGCGCGATTTTTCGTTTCTTCTCTTAGCGCAAGCCCCCTGTGGTCAGGTGCTAAAGTAAAAAAAGAAACGAAAATTCGCATTCATGTTGGAGTGACCTTACGGTAATGGTGAATTCTGCATCGCGCATGTTGATCGTAAAATGGCAGAAATATCAATTTTTTCAGGCTAATAGTACAGAAAATAAAAGAGGGAGCAAGCTCCCTCTTTCAACTGACTTACGCCAGCGCTGATTTTGCTTTTTCAACGAGTGCAGTAAAAGCCACTTTGTCGAAAACTGCGATATCAGCCAGAATCTTACGGTCAATTTCAATCGATGCCTTTTTCAGGCCATTGATGAAACGGCTGTAGGAAATACCGTTAGTGCGTGCCGCTGCGTTGATACGCGCGATCCACAGCTGACGGAACTGACGCTTACGCTGACGGCGGTCGCGGTAAGCATACTGACCAGCTTTGATAACAGCCTGAAAAGCAACACGGTAAACACGTGAACGTGCGCCGTAGTAGCCTTTAGCTTGTTTTAAGATTTTTTTGTGACGTGCGCGAGCAACTACACCACGTTTTACACGAGCCATTTAGCTCTCCTGTTTAATATTCTGTTAAAAAAAATGACTTATGCGTATGGCAGGCAGGCAACAACCAGACCCAGATCGCCTTTGGACACCATGCCTTTCGGGCGCAGATGACGCTTACGCTTGGTAGATTTTTTGGTCAGAATATGACGCAGGTTTGCGTGCTTACGCTTGAAGCCGCCAGAAGCAGTCTTCTTGAAGCGCTTGGCCGCACCACGTACAGTTTTAATCTTTGGCATTTAAAACATCCACTTCGCATTGTTAATAAAATGAACCAGACAGGCGAATAAAAAACACTGCGGCTAAAGCCGCCGCGATTCATATTACTTTATGGCCTACTGTTTCTTCTTAGGAGCGAGCACCATAATCATCTGACGACCTTCAATCTTTGAAGGAAAAGATTCGACAATAGCCAAATCCATATCGTCACACAGATCTTTACGGACGCGGTTAAGCACTTCCATACCGATCTGCTGGTGCGCCATTTCACGACCACGAAAACGCAGTGTGATTTTAGCTTTATCACCCTCTTCCAGAAAGCGAACCAGGTTGCGTAGTTTTACCTGATAGTCGCCATCATCGGTACCAGGACGGAACTTGATTTCCTTGACCTGGATAACTTTTTGTTTTTTCTTCTGCTCTTTAGAAGATTTGCTTTTTTCGTAGAGGAACTTGCCGTAATCCATGATACGACAAACGGGCGGCTCGGCGTTGGGGCTGATTTCAACTAAATCAACTCCTGCTTCTTCAGCTTTTTCTAAAGCCTCATTCAGACTGACAATACCAATTTGTTCGCCATCGACGCCGCTCAGACGAACCTCATTGGCGCGAATTTCTCTGTTTATACGATTAGGACGCGCCGGTTGAACTCGTTTTCCGCCTTTAATACCTTATTCCTCCAGTTGATGAAGATTGCGGCTGCGGATTTCATCCTGCAGCTTCGCGATCACTTCATTTACGTCCATGCTGCCCAGATCTTTACCACGGCGGGTGCGAACGGCAATTTTGCCAGCTTCCACCTCTTTATCACCACAGACCAACATATAAGGGACACGACGTAATGTGTGCTCGCGGATTTTAAAGCCAATCTTCTCGTTTCTCAAGTCCGCTTTTACACGAATGCCCGCATTCTGAAGTTTTCGGGTCAATTCTGCAACATATTCGGACTGACCATCGGTGATATTCATCACCACCACTTGTACCGGAGCGAGCCAGGTTGGAAAGAAACCGGCGTACTCTTCAGTAAGAATACCGATAAAGCGCTCCACAGAACCCAGAATCGCACGGTGAATCATGACCGGAACCTGACGATCGTTATTTTCACCGACGTAAGAAGCACCCAGGCGGCCCGGCAGTGAGAAATCAAGCTGTACCGTGCCACACTGCCATGCGCGATCAAGACAATCGTGCAGGGTAAATTCAATTTTAGGACCATAAAAAGCACCCTCGCCCGGCTGATATTCAAACGGGATTTGGTTCTCTTCCAGTGCGGCTGCAAGATCAGATTCTGCGCGATTCCACATGTCATCAGTGCCTATACGTTTTGCCGGCCGGGTGGACAATTTAACAACAATTTTTTCGAAACCAAAGGTGCTGTACATATCATAAACCATGCGAATACAGCTGTTAACTTCGGCCCGCACCTGTTCTTCGGTGCAGAAAATATGCGCGTCATCCTGAGTGAACCCCCTCACGCGCATCAGGCCATGCAGGGCACCGGACGGCTCATTCCGGTGACAGCTACCAAATTCAGCCATGCGTAGCGGAAGGTCGCGGTAAGACTTCAGTCCCTGATTAAAAATCTGCACATGTCCTGGGCAGTTCATTGGTTTGATGCAGTATTCACGGTTCTCAGATGAGGTGGTGAACATGGCTTCTTTATAGTTTTCCCAGTGACCGGTTTTTTCCCACAGCACGCGGTCCATCATCAGTGGACCTTTTACTTCCTGATAGCCATATTCCGTCAGTTTGCTGCGTACAAAAATCTCCAGCTCGCGGAAAATGGTCCAGCCATCGTTGTGCCAGAACACCATTCCCGGCGCTTCTTCCTGCATGTGATACAGATTGAGTTGCTTACCAATTTTGCGGTGATCGCGTTTGGCCGCCTCTTCAAGGCGCAGCAAATAAGCTGACAATTGTTTTTTATCTGCCCACGCAGTGCCGTAGATACGCTGCAACATTTTATTATTGCTGTCACCGCGCCAGTAAGCACCAGAAACTTTCTGCAATTTAAAATGGTGGCAGAAACGCATATTTGGCACGTGGGGACCGCGACACATATCAACATATTCTTGATGATGGTATAAACCAGGATGATCGTCATGGTTTATATTTTCATCGAGAATAGTCATTTTATAGATTTCGCCACGGGCAGCAAAAGCGTCACGCGCTTCCTGCCAGCTCACCTTTTTCTTGATAACGTCATAGTTAGTTTCAGCGAGTTGATGCATGCGCTTTTCAAGCAGCTCGATATCTTCCTGAGTCAGCGTACGGTCAATATCGACATCGTAATAAAAACCGTTATCGATAACCGGACCGATGGCCATTTTGGTGTCTGGCCACAGTTGCTTAATAGCGTGGCCCAGCAAATGAGCACAGGAGTGGCGAATGATATCCAGGCCGGCTTCATCTTTCGCAGTAATGATGGCAACGTTCGCATCGGTGCTGATAGGGTCAACTGCATCAACAAGTTCGCCGTTCACGCGACCAGCAATGCAGGCTTTTGCCAGGCCAGGACCGATGTCCTGAGCTATGTCCATCACGCTCACTGAACGTTCAAAAGTACGCTGACTTCCATCAGGAAGAGTAATTACAGGCATGTTACATCCTTAGCTGCAGTGGTAACCCATACGCAAGGCTACATACAAAATTAAATTTCAAATAAATAACAAGCAGTTAATACCTTAAATCAACTCACATTTGTTAATTTTCAGCCAAGTCTGATACATATCTTCAAGGGTTCATGCTCGTTACAGACCTTTAGAATGCAGCATTTTACACATGATGACCCGTGAATGCACGATACTGAAAAGAATCAAATAAAATCAACGATGATTACCCACCGATCACTTTGAGCAACACGATAGTGCTGGCCATAATTTGCTGGCGGCTGCTTTTCTTTTCCAACATGTCCGCATTAAGCAGATCGACTGCCTTCCGGCAGGCACAGAAATCCGACTGGCACATCTCAAACCACCCGGAGAACCTGACAAGATTTTTCTGGTGTACAATAATTTCAGTTCAGGATGAACTGAGAACATGCTGGTATGCTTCCGGTTTATTGGCTTTGATCTTAATATCTGTTTATCCGAGTGACCACTTCGCAATATTCAATGAAGGTGGCGTGCTTATGTGTAATTTAACGAGGCATAATTTTCAGGCAGGTTAAATCCTGGCAATATTACTGAGGATGTCAGCGCCCGGTCTTCCCTTAAATCATCTGATATAACTGAAAGTTTGGCGTATATATTATCCTTATGCAACCCAAACTTGCGCCTGATAAGAAATCGGCGGATTGGGATTAATTTTATTGGATTTTACTAAATGAATACCACTGACGCTTAATATGCCGAGATAAAGTCTGATACGTTCTTTTTTTCTCGCTGCAGCATCTTTACCAGGCAACCTGCACGCAAAGTGCTAAGGCCTGTTTCGCTGATCACACTTCACAAACCATCAGATGGCGACACCTGGCATCATACGTTGTGTCTCCCGCCATCAGATGCCGGTGCCAGCTAATTCCTTAAGGGTCTGTGAAGTTAATTCTGTTTTAGCGCCTGTCTCAACAGAACTTTATTCCAGACAATAAGGCCACAGGAAAAATGCAACAGGGCCCCGTCATTCTCAGACATCTTTTCCCGTCGGGTCAGGGTCCGGCGAACCGGTTCATCCGGCTGTGCCTCCTCCCGACGACCCGGCGACGGGCACTGAAGTTCGTGGTTTTACTGGCATCTGATCCCTCTTTACACGACGGGATATTAAGGCTCGTCACGACGGCTCAACCGGTCTGTTTTCAGCCCGGGCGCTTCGTCGCCTTTGTCCGGGCAGAGTCCGGGTTTTTGCCCCGGGCGTCCTGCCTTAAGAGCACCGGGTGTGTCCGCCACCAGTTTGATGTCATGCCTGTTTGCTGCTGCGACCCGTGACAGAGGAAGCCCCCCGGCATCTGTCATCAGTGCGCTTTACGCCCTGTTTCCCTCTGTCCGTGGGGTTGCGTCCTGTTTTTTTAGCAGTCCGTGCCGTCCGGGTGCTCACAGGCCAGTGATCCGTTCTGCCAGAAACGCCCGAAGACACCTGCGTCTCTCCGTTCCCGGACGCGCCGGTGCGCAGAGCCTGATGAACCTATCCCTGTGGCATTGAGTGCATTCCACTGACAGGCTGTGCTGGGGACGAAGAAA from Erwinia tracheiphila harbors:
- the pheT gene encoding phenylalanine--tRNA ligase subunit beta, with the translated sequence MKFSELWLREWVNPAIDSAALSEQITMAGLEVGGVEPVAGAFHGVVVGEVVECGQHPNADKLRVTKINIGGDRLLDIVCGAPNCRQGLKVAVATVGAVLPGDFKIKAAKLRGEPSEGMLCSFSELGIDDDHNGIIELPLEAPVGTDIREFLQLDDSTIEISVTPNRADCLGIIGVARDVSVLNKMPLIGPDIVPVRPTIQDTLPICVEAPDACPRYLGRIIKGINIKAATPLWMKEKLRRCGIRSIDPVVDITNFVLLELGQPMHAFDLDRIAGGITVRMAKEGEALTLLNGTEAKLSADTLVIADNHQALAMGGIFGGAHSGVSEETSSVLFECAFFRPLSITGRARCHGLHTDASHRYERGVDPEMQYKAMERATRLLLDICGGEAGPVIDVSDAATLPSCATITLHREKLDRLIGHAIADSDVSDILQRLGCKVSEGDGFWQATAPSWRFDMAIEEDLVEEVARIYGYNNIPNVTVQAGLEMTSHREASLSLTRVKAMLVDKGYQEAITYSFVDPKIQALLHPGIDPLILPSPISTDMSAMRLSLWTGLLSAVVYNQNRQQSRIRLFESGLRFVPDSEATLGIRQDVMLAGVIAGTRYEEHWDLARQVVDFYDLKGDLESVLDLTGKLSDISFRAESHSALHPGQSAGIYLHNSRIGFIGVIHPELERKLDLNGRTVVFELEWDKVANRILPDVVEISRFPANRRDIAVVVAESVPAADIISECKKVGVNQIVGVNLFDVYRGKGVSEGFKSLAISLILQDTSRTLEEEEIAATVAKCVAALEERFQATLRD
- the thrS gene encoding threonine--tRNA ligase, coding for MPVITLPDGSQRTFERSVSVMDIAQDIGPGLAKACIAGRVNGELVDAVDPISTDANVAIITAKDEAGLDIIRHSCAHLLGHAIKQLWPDTKMAIGPVIDNGFYYDVDIDRTLTQEDIELLEKRMHQLAETNYDVIKKKVSWQEARDAFAARGEIYKMTILDENINHDDHPGLYHHQEYVDMCRGPHVPNMRFCHHFKLQKVSGAYWRGDSNNKMLQRIYGTAWADKKQLSAYLLRLEEAAKRDHRKIGKQLNLYHMQEEAPGMVFWHNDGWTIFRELEIFVRSKLTEYGYQEVKGPLMMDRVLWEKTGHWENYKEAMFTTSSENREYCIKPMNCPGHVQIFNQGLKSYRDLPLRMAEFGSCHRNEPSGALHGLMRVRGFTQDDAHIFCTEEQVRAEVNSCIRMVYDMYSTFGFEKIVVKLSTRPAKRIGTDDMWNRAESDLAAALEENQIPFEYQPGEGAFYGPKIEFTLHDCLDRAWQCGTVQLDFSLPGRLGASYVGENNDRQVPVMIHRAILGSVERFIGILTEEYAGFFPTWLAPVQVVVMNITDGQSEYVAELTRKLQNAGIRVKADLRNEKIGFKIREHTLRRVPYMLVCGDKEVEAGKIAVRTRRGKDLGSMDVNEVIAKLQDEIRSRNLHQLEE
- the pheS gene encoding phenylalanine--tRNA ligase subunit alpha; the encoded protein is MSHLAELVANAKAAITDAHDVAALDTVRVEYLGKKGHLTLQMTTLRELPAEARPAAGAVINEAKQQVQEAFNERKNSLDSAALNARLAHESIDVSLPGRRIENGGLHPVTRTINRIETFFGELGFAVATGPEIEDDYHNFDALNIPGHHPARADHDTFWFDSTRLLRTQTSGVQIRTMKNQQPPIRIIAPGRVYRNDYDQTHTPMFHQMEGLIVDKNISFTNLKGTLHDFLNNFFEEDLQVRFRPSYFPFTEPSAEVDVMGKNGKWLEVLGCGMVHPNVLRNVGIDPEVYSGFAFGMGMERLSMLRYGVTDLRAFFENDLRFLKQFK
- the rpmI gene encoding 50S ribosomal protein L35; its protein translation is MPKIKTVRGAAKRFKKTASGGFKRKHANLRHILTKKSTKRKRHLRPKGMVSKGDLGLVVACLPYA
- the rplT gene encoding 50S ribosomal protein L20; the encoded protein is MARVKRGVVARARHKKILKQAKGYYGARSRVYRVAFQAVIKAGQYAYRDRRQRKRQFRQLWIARINAAARTNGISYSRFINGLKKASIEIDRKILADIAVFDKVAFTALVEKAKSALA
- the infC gene encoding translation initiation factor IF-3, translated to MKGGKRVQPARPNRINREIRANEVRLSGVDGEQIGIVSLNEALEKAEEAGVDLVEISPNAEPPVCRIMDYGKFLYEKSKSSKEQKKKQKVIQVKEIKFRPGTDDGDYQVKLRNLVRFLEEGDKAKITLRFRGREMAHQQIGMEVLNRVRKDLCDDMDLAIVESFPSKIEGRQMIMVLAPKKKQ